One Malassezia restricta chromosome III, complete sequence DNA segment encodes these proteins:
- a CDS encoding glycoside hydrolase family 16 protein, with protein MLVVLAIVFGCVAQSLALNYSICREWSGHDFYDQFFWFNYDDPTHGLVDYVDQHTSRETNLSYVDPSTGRFVMKVDMGDPVPLHGNWSNMVRRSNRIHSKEWFEDGFYIIKATRMPTGCGVWPAFWTSTGDQWPEGGEIDIIEGVNGKGPNLSSLHTAKNCSIDARFNSSQLGNLERTDCAFQPGCASKYNDRLSFGHAFNNNGGGYFALMRDTRVNGSGIGVYFWPNNVKPVDIPDQVAAPPHKAPGTLDSDKMQNWGKPQAFFGYNDGSNTQCDLAKHFGKHQIIFDTTLCGTWTNNHKKDTSGCLVSCVDFLLNHGPEYADARWEIDYVRLYANKCDKTHDDDDGAVSMVASTKTMKYCIILGMMLVTIVTGSL; from the exons ATGCTGGTAGTGTTGGCCATCGTTTTCGGCTGTGTGGCACAATCACTAGCACTCAACTATTCTATATGTCGTGAATGGTCAGGGCATGACTTTTACGATCAATTTTTCTGGTTCAACTACGATGATCCCACACATGGGCTCGTGGACTATGTCGACCAGCACACATCGCGCGAAACAAATCTGTCCTACGTCGATCCGTCGACGGGCCGCTTTGTTATGAAGGTGGATATGGGTGATCcggtgccgctgcatgGCAATTGGTCCAACATGGTCCGGCGTAGTAATCGCATTCACTCGAAGGAATGGTTTGAGGACGGCTTCTATATCATCAAGGCCACGCGCATGCCAACAGGGTGTGGCGTCTGGCCAGCTTTTTGGACATCTACGGGCGACCAATGGCCGGAGGGAGGCGAGATTGATATCATTGAGGGCGTGAATGGTAAGGGACCCAATTTATCTTCCTTGCATACCGCCAAGAATTGCAGCATTGATGCTCGCTTTAACAGCAGCCAGCTTGGGAATCTCGAGCGCACAGACTGTGCTTTCCAGCCTGGATGCGCTAGTAAATATAACGACCGCCTGTCTTTTGGGCATGCATTCAATAATAATGGTGGGGGATACTTTGCTCTtatgcgcgacacgcgcgtaAACGGATCTGGTATTGGCGTGTACTTTTGGCCCAACAATGTCAAACCAGTGGACATCCCGGAccaggtggcggcgcctccTCACAAGGCGCCTGGTACGCTGGATAGCGATAAGATGCAAAATTGGGGCAAGCCGCAAGCATTCTTTGGCTACAATGACGGCTCCAACACACAATGTGACTTGGCTAAGCACTTTGGAAAACACCAGATCATTTTTGACACGACGCTGTGTGGCACAT GGACGAATAATCACAAGAAAGACACGAGCGGATGTCTTGTTTCGTGCGTCGACTTTTTGTTAA ACCATGGACCTGAATATGCAGACGCACGTTGGGAAATTGATTATGTGCGGTTGTACGCAAACAAATGCGACAAGACCcatgatgacgatgacggCGCCGTTTCTATGGTCGCCTCGACAAAGACCATGAAATATTGTATTATTTTAGGCATGATGCTAGTGACGATCGTCACAGGCAGTCTGTAA
- a CDS encoding WD repeat protein 22: MPSKRRTRSPSVDALDRLDSARMRLQRASTSIHARTQAMHLRQSILRDAIETSKFSYLHEVKGHRSCINALAFSRGSGQWMASGGDDMRIHIRDLYDYHDSRSSAPEASTYRTRARLLGHTSNIFSLAWSENNTHLFSGGNDQMVHCFDLNYDAAPIDTFQLRAERRMPDMSFSEHDTGIREVSAHPTHPSLVMTSSDGGQVFVVDVRLPTPHVAQAFLFPGQVASAQWNPRDSHAFAATCSHDPHAAAALYDVRHASHLVSSSDALVRYVSQLRAKLPAGLAMARPDPTGAQFDPTGRYLVTDMSLFHPTLYAVDSPLPLATMSSVAAHPHTHPCTKPDTTVYRPNAGYRNSCTVKRGSFGFEAQAGALYYTAGSDDFRGYGWRIPHIQDMLDARASMPYNDWIMHETAGSNEVWFRYALHASDDMVRPLEIAQPVFTLEGSNSIVNSTLCHPTMPMIATAGIERLVRLHYATPMSSDHLHPAWPTLRPNTRQRPPLTDMTALLRAIQRRPHIPSDSDTETEEQAAVSPASHAPTSAELADREAISLFDELLREEEDRSLFSHQDIDTENDTDIDPDMQSIWDSESDMHVDLDALAFLLGPDEDSIETNEEDA; encoded by the coding sequence ATGCCGTCGAAGCGGCGCACTAGGTCGCCGTCAgtcgacgcgctggatcgGCTTGACTCGGCTCGCATGCGGCTCCAGCGAGCGAGCACATCGATCCATGCACGGACCCAGGCCATGCACTTACGCCAGTCCATTCTGCGTGACGCCATCGAGACATCCAAGTTCAGCTATCTACACGAAGTCAAAGGGCACCGCTCGTGCATCAATGCACTGGCATTTTCTCGCGGATCTGGGCAATGGATGGCGAGTGGCGgcgacgacatgcgcaTTCACATCCGCGATCTGTACGACTATCACGACtcgcgatccagcgcgccAGAGGCAAGTACGTATCGCACGCGCGCTCGGCTCTTGGGTCACACGTCCAACATCTTTTCGCTCGCGTGGAGCGAAAACAATACACACCTCTTCTCGGGAGGGAATGACCAAATGGTGCACTGTTTCGACCTGAACTATGACGCGGCACCGATCGACACATTTCAGCTTCGAGCTGAAAGACGCATGCCGGACATGTCGTTCTCCGAGCATGATACAGGCATTCGCGAAGTGTCAGCGCATCCTACGCACCCCAGCTTGGTCATGACGTCCAGCGATGGCGGCCAAGTGTTTGTCGTTGACGTTCGTCTTCCCACTCCTCATGTGGCACAGGCTTTCTTGTTCCCAGGCCAGGTGGCATCAGCCCAATGGAACCCCCGCGATAGTCATGCCTTTGCTGCGACATGCTCGCACGATCCACATGCAGCCGCGGCTCTTTATGATGTGCGTCATGCATCGCACCTTGTCTCGTCATCCGATGCACTGGTCCGCTATGTGTCGCAGCTGCGGGCTAAACTACCCGCCGGGCTGGCGATGGCTCGTCCAGATCCAACCGGGGCTCAGTTCGATCCAACAGGCCGATATCTGGTGACAGACATGTCGCTGTTTCACCCAACACTGTATGCTGTCGACAGTCCTTTGCCACTGGCGACGATGTCGTCtgtcgcggcgcatccacatACGCATCCGTGCACCAAGCCTGATACAACCGTATACCGTCCCAATGCAGGGTACAGAAACAGCTGCACGGTCAAACGCGGCTCTTTTGGATTCGAAGCACAGGCCGGTGCCCTCTACTACACGGCTGGCTCCGATGACTTTCGTGGTTATGGGTGGCGCATTCCACATATCCAAGACATGCTGGATGCGCGTGCCTCTATGCCCTACAATGACTGGATTATGCATGAAACAGCAGGAAGCAACGAGGTATGGTTCCGgtatgcgctgcatgcatCTGATGATATGGTCCGCCCCTTGGAAATTGCGCAACCAGTTTTCACGCTGGAAGGATCCAACTCCATCGTCAACTCTACCTTATGCCACCCAACAATGCCTATGATCGCTACAGCTGGGATCGAGCGCCTTGTGCGTCTGCATTATGCCACGCCCATGTCATCTGACCATTTGCATCCAGCATGGCCTACGCTGCGCCCAAATACGCGCCAACGTCCGCCACTGACCGACATGACGGCCCTTCTTCGTGCGATCCAGCGTCGCCCCCATATACCGTCAGACTCTGACACAGAAACAGAAGAACAGGCTGCTGTATCACCTGCATCGCACGCTCCTACCTCTGCCGAACTCGCCGATCGAGAGGCCATTTCGCTATTTGATGAGCTACTACGTGAGGAAGAGGATCGATCTTTATTCTCGCATCAAGACATCGACACAGAGAATGATACAGATATCGATCCTGACATGCAGAGCATCTGGGACTCCGAGTCGGATATGCACGTGGATCTAGACGCCCTGGCATTTCTGCTGGGGCCAGACGAGGATTCCATCGAGACCAACGAGGAGGACGCGTAG
- a CDS encoding NADH dehydrogenase (ubiquinone) 1 alpha subcomplex subunit 9, with the protein MSLPRSVLCASRDSVKPLHAFARAYSQDLSIKHRTGMPQVGAGPYGFGRSSVSGSIATVFGCTGFLGRYVVSKLAKAGTQVVVPYRDEDEKRHLRVLGDLGQIVPLEWDIRNEKQIEECLRHSDTVFNLVGRSYDTKNFSMNEVHVDGARRIAEIAAAHGVARFIQMSHLMADVNSESEFMRTKALGEDAVRRAFPSSTIVRASSIYGHEDRFLNKMASWPITWKLNNGKTIMRPVHSLDVAEALSVIAREDQISMGETFELYGPKAYSIREMLQIVEDLTYQKIVSPEINIPRFAFSALAKLGEKIAWWPMFNADEVTRRFIDEVPRGGMKGFADLGIEPDVMEDVAIMFLRRFRSHLRYEQPIDNARSGAVKLRKRPFRIVQ; encoded by the coding sequence ATGAGCCTGCCGCGCTCTGTGCTGTGCGCTTCGCGCGATAGCGTCAAGCCGCTGCATGCATTCGCCCGTGCGTACTCACAGGATCTTTCGATCAAGCACCGCACGGGTATGCCCCAAGTCGGTGCCGGCCCATACGGTTTCGGACGGAGCTCCGTGTCTGGCAGCATTGCTACCGTGTTTGGCTGCACAGGTTTCCTAGGTCGCTACGTCGTCAGTAAGCTTGCCAAGGCTGGAACGCAGGTCGTAGTACCATACCGTGACGAGGACGAGAAGCGCCACCTCCGCGTGCTCGGTGACCTTGGCCAGATTGTGCCTCTCGAGTGGGACATTCGGAACGAAAAGCAAATCGAGGAGTGTCTGCGTCACTCAGACACCGTGTTCAACCTTGTTGGTCGTAGCTACGACACAAAGAACTTCTCGATGAACGAAGTgcatgtcgacggcgcccgCCGCATTGCCGAGATTGCTGCCGCCCACGGTGTGGCCCGTTTCATTCAGATGTCGCACCTGATGGCAGACGTCAACTCGGAAAGTGAATTCATGCGCACcaaggcgctcggcgaggaTGCCGTGCGTAGGGCTTTCCCAAGCTCGACGATCGTGCGTGCCTCCTCTATCTACGGCCATGAAGACCGCTTCCTGAACAAgatggcgtcgtggccCATCACGTGGAAGCTGAACAACGGTAAGACGATTATGCGCCCCGTGCACTCGCTCGATGTCGCCGAAGCGCTATCTGTCATCGCGAGGGAGGATCAGATCTCTATGGGCGAGACCTTTGAACTGTACGGCCCGAAGGCGTACTCGATTCGCGAGATGCTTCAGATCGTGGAAGACCTGACGTACCAAAAGATTGTGTCGCCTGAAATCAACATTCCCCGTTTTGCCTTTTCCGCCCTCGCTAAACTGGGCGAGAAGATTGCATGGTGGCCCATGTTTAATGCCGACGAGGTCACGCGCCGCTTTATTGATGAGGTGCCCAGGGGCGGTATGAAGGGCTTCGCTGATCTCGGCATTGAACCTGACGTGATGGAGGATGTCGCTATCATGTTTCTGCGTCGCTTCCGCAGCCATCTGCGCTACGAGCAGCCCATTGATAATGCTCGTTCTGGTGCCGTGAAGCTCCGCAAGCGGCCGTTCCGGATCGTCCAATAG
- a CDS encoding prolyl-tRNA synthetase, with amino-acid sequence MRGTFVPRHVHHAFKSGRYTPVRLSKLFVPTVPADALAAGDTLESVRRLLRGGYVRQSASGTYSYLPIGMRMLKKVTHIIEEEMDAVDASQVEMPQLLSPALWHKTGRFEAMGHELYRLKDRRGSDMILAPTHEEEVTKLVGMEIESAKSLPVRVYQIGRKFRDEPRPRAGLLRTKEFLMKDLYSFDLSVQEAQATYEEVRQAYGRVFERIFHWDHISEPTWMQANADSGAMGGTFSHEFHVLDPAGEDTLLACDDCTYASNVECAVSHDSIQHDRNVQAGDTCHACGSGQLHEHRAIEVGHTFLLGTRYSEALGYGVVPPQQQNREPLQMGCYGIGVTRILGALAQRAAREFDLQQVPDGKRRAGFVWPNELAPFHALVLPSTPRHMEAAQRLCLQLDQGLSLDGEACQIPLWDVALDDRTDKSLGSRLFDADLMGSPWVFVLGKHFEKERKVEVRRVGRPVQYITY; translated from the coding sequence ATGCGGGGCACTTTCGTTCCAAGGCATGTGCACCATGCATTCAAGTCTGGGAGGTACACTCCTGTCCGTCTCTCGAAACTCTTTGTGCCGACCGTTCCTGCAGATGCTCTTGCCGCAGGTGACACACTTGAAAGTGTGCGGCGTTTACTTCGTGGCGGCTACGTGCGTCAATCGGCCTCAGGCACCTACTCGTATCTGCCGATaggcatgcgcatgctcaaAAAAGTCACGCACATTATTGAAGAGGAGATGGATGCGGTCGATGCTTCGCAAGTGGAAATGCCGCAATTGCTGTCACCCGCCCTGTGGCACAAGACAGGCCGTTTTGAAGCGATGGGCCACGAGTTGTATCGCCTTAAAGACCGACGTGGCTCCGACATGATTCTCGCACCGACACACGAAGAAGAAGTGACGAAATTGGTGGGCATGGAAATAGAAAGCGCCAAGTCTCTGCCGGTACGAGTATACCAAATTGGACGCAAGTTTCGTGACGAGCCACGGCCGCGGGCTGGATTGCTGCGAACGAAAGAGTTTCTTATGAAGGATTTATACTCGTTCGATTTGTCTGTGCAAGAAGCGCAGGCGACGTACGAAGAAGTGCGCCAAGCGTATGGACGCGTGTTCGAGCGCATCTTTCATTGGGACCATATCTCAGAGCCTACCTGGATGCAGGCCAATGCTGATTCAGGAGCGATGGGCGGCACATTTTCGCACGAATTCCACGTCCTGGATCCGGCTGGCGAAGATACCCTGCTGGCATGCGATGACTGCACGTACGCGTCCAATGTGGAATGTGCGGTCTCGCACGACAGTATACAGCACGACCGCAACGTGCAGGCAGGTGATacgtgccatgcatgtggGTCCGGTCAGCTGCATGAGCACCGTGCGATTGAAGTGGGGCATACATTTTTGCTTGGTACGCGCTACTCAGAGGCACTCGGCTACGGCGTCGTTCCGCCACAACAGCAGAATCGCGAGCCGCTACAAATGGGTTGCTATGGTATCGGCGTAACACGCATTttgggcgccttggcacaacgcgctgctcgtgaaTTTGATCTACAGCAAGTTCCGGATGGGAAGCGTCGCGCCGGCTTTGTCTGGCCTAACGAACTGGCTCCGTTTCACGCGCTTGTGTTGCCTTCCACGCCGAGACATATGGAGGCAGCTCAGCGTCTGTGCCTGCAGCTAGATCAGGGCCTGTCACTCGATGGCGAAGCGTGCCAGATCCCTCTTTGGGACGTGGCATTGGATGATCGCACAGACAAGTCGCTTGGCTCGCGGCTGTTTGACGCGGACTTAATGGGCTCCCCTTGGGTCTTTGTGCTCGGCAAACACTTTGAAAAAGAGAGGAAGGTCGAGGTGCGTCGGGTGGGTCGTCCAGTACAATACATCACATACTAA
- a CDS encoding N6-L-threonylcarbamoyladenine synthase: MPRHEPLSTLTRPYLALGLEGSANKLGAGIIRHMPLTGHDGPAAALNQARVDILSNVRHTYVTPPGEGFQPSDTAKHHKHWILRVVSEAVRASGIDSLADIDCICFTKGPGMGAPLQAVSLVARTLSLMYNKPLVGVNHCVGHIEMGRTITGAQNPVVLYVSGGNTQVIAYSAQRYRIFGETLDIAVGNCLDRFARVIGLPNDPSPGYNIEQEAKKGRRLYSLPYGTKGMDVSLAGMLSATEAYTKDPRFRPTQYACTTDAPVDALANGRVWAGSSSHAIEKDMPAPLATTEDNTDPDVITPADLCFSLQEHMFAMLVEITERAMAHIGSKDVLIVGGVGCNARLQEMMGIMAEERGGSVFATDERFCIDNGIMIAHAGLLAFRMGQTVPLEKSTTTQRYRTDTPHISWRA, from the coding sequence ATGCCACGCCATGAGCCTCTATCGACACTGACGAGGCCGTAcctcgcgctcggcctTGAAGGGAGCGCGAACAAGCTGGGAGCAGGTATCATTCGACACATGCCACTGACGGGGCACGATGGGCCCGCTGCAGCATTGAATCAGGCACGTGTGGACATCCTATCGAATGTGCGCCACACCTACGTAACGCCACCAGGCGAAGGATTTCAACCAAGTGATACAGCCAAGCATCACAAGCACTGGATTCTCCGGGTCGTGTCAGAGGCTGTTCGTGCCAGTGGCATCGATAGTCTCGCAGACATTGATTGCATATGCTTCACCAAGGGACCCGGTATGGGAGCACCACTGCAGGCCGTGTCGTTGGTGGCACGCACACTGTCTCTCATGTACAACAAGCCGCTAGTTGGCGTGAATCACTGTGTGGGGCATATTGAGATGGGGCGCACTATCACCGGCGCCCAAAATCCCGTGGTGCTCTATGTGTCAGGCGGTAACACACAGGTCATCGCGTACTCAGCTCAGCGGTACCGCATTTTTGGCGAGACGCTGGACATTGCCGTCGGCAACTGCCTCGATCGATTTGCACGAGTGATTGGTCTGCCTAATGATCCATCGCCCGGCTACAATATCGAACAAGAGGCGAAAAAGGGCCGTCGGCTCTATTCTCTGCCGTACGGAACCAAGGGCATGGACGTGTCGCTCGCTGGCATGCTGAGTGCGACCGAGGCCTATACCAAAGATCCACGATTTCGCCCGACGCAGTACGCGTGCACCACGGATGCACCCGTGGATGCCCTCGCTAATGGCCGCGTATGGGCAGGTAGTAGTTCTCATGCGATCGAGAAAGACATGCCAGCACCACTCGCCACAACGGAAGACAATACGGATCCGGATGTCATTACGCCAGCAGATCTATGCTTCAGCTTGCAAGAGCATATGTTTGCCATGTTGGTGGAGATCACGGAGCGTGCTATGGCACATATCGGCAGCAAGGATGTGCTGATTGTGGGCGGCGTAGGATGCAATGCGCGACTACAGGAAATGATGGGTATCATGGCTGAGGAACGGGGTGGCAGTGTATTTGCGACGGACGAGCGTTTCTGCATCGACAATGGTATCATGATCGCGCATGCTGGGCTCTTGGCCTTCCGTATGGGCCAGACAGTTCCGCTGGAGAAATCGACGACAACGCAGCGCTACCGCACAGACACACCACATATTTCGTGGCGTGCATAG